The DNA sequence CCACTTCTCGACGATGCCCACCACCACAGCATCGGCGCACAGCCGTCTCGAAATCGACCGAATTTCCTGACATCGGCGTCCGGGAAGGATCCGCGTCACACATCGGACTGTCTCACTTTAGAGAGAATGTGGACGGCTCGGATCTCCGTCGTGGTCGTTGTTCCTAATGGGCAAATTCATCAGTGGATTGACAAAATCAACACACTGTCGTAATCATGAAACATGACACCAATTGTGTCTCACGAGGCCGAGGCTCACTTCGAGCTGGCCAGCGCCGATACCTGGGCCGACCCCTGGCCGATGTACCGTGCCCTGCGCGATTACGACCCGGTCCACCACGTCGTCCCGCACCACCCCGAACAGGACTACTGGGTGCTCTCCCGGCACGAGGACGTCTGGGCCGCAGCGCGCGATCACCAGACGTTCTCCTCAGCGGCGGGCCTCACCGTCAATTATGGCGAACTGGAACTGATTGGGCTGCAAGACAATCCACCGATGGTCATGCAGGACCCGCCGGTCCACACCGAGTTCCGCAAGCTGGTCGCCCGCGGCTTCACCCCGCGCCAGGTCGAGGCCGTCGAACCGAAGGTGCGCGAGTTCGTGATCGAGCGCATCGAGCGGCTGCGGGACGCCGGCGGCGGGGACATCGTCACCGAATTGTTCAAGCCGTTGCCGTCGATGGTCGTCGCGCACTACCTCGGCGTGCCCGACGAAGACCGCGACCAGTTCGACGGCTGGACCGATGCCATCGTGGCGGCCAACGCCAGCGGATTTGGAGCACTGGGCTCGGTCGGAGACGCCATCGGTTCGATGATGGCGTACTTCGCCCAGCTCATCGAGCGGCGCCGCCGCGAACCGGGCGACGACACCGTCTCGCACCTGGTGGCCGCCGGGGTCGGCGCCGACGGTGATATCGCCGGGACACTCTCGATGCTGGCCTTCACCTTCACCATGGTCACCGGCGGCAACGACACCACCACCGGAATGCTCGGCGGCGCAGTGCAACTGCTCGATGCGCGCCCCGATCAGCGCCGCCTGCTCGTCGAGCGGCCCGACCTGATCCCCGACGCCGTCGATGAGTTCCTGCGGCTCACCTCACCGGTGCAGGGCTTGGCCCGCACCGTCACCCGCGACGTCGAGTTGCACGGCAAGACCATCCCCGCGGGGCGAAAGGTGCTGCTGCTCTACGGCTCGGCCAACCGCGACGAACGTCAGTACGGCGTCGATGCCGGCGAGCTCGACGTGCTACGACGTCCGCGCAACATCCTGACCTTCAGCCACGGCGCGCACCACTGCCTGGGTGCTGCTGCCGCGCGGATGCAAGCGCGGGTGGCGCTGACCGAATTGCTGTCGCGCTGCCCGGATTACGAGATCGACACG is a window from the Mycolicibacterium anyangense genome containing:
- a CDS encoding cytochrome P450, whose translation is MTPIVSHEAEAHFELASADTWADPWPMYRALRDYDPVHHVVPHHPEQDYWVLSRHEDVWAAARDHQTFSSAAGLTVNYGELELIGLQDNPPMVMQDPPVHTEFRKLVARGFTPRQVEAVEPKVREFVIERIERLRDAGGGDIVTELFKPLPSMVVAHYLGVPDEDRDQFDGWTDAIVAANASGFGALGSVGDAIGSMMAYFAQLIERRRREPGDDTVSHLVAAGVGADGDIAGTLSMLAFTFTMVTGGNDTTTGMLGGAVQLLDARPDQRRLLVERPDLIPDAVDEFLRLTSPVQGLARTVTRDVELHGKTIPAGRKVLLLYGSANRDERQYGVDAGELDVLRRPRNILTFSHGAHHCLGAAAARMQARVALTELLSRCPDYEIDTAGVVWAGGSYVRRPLAVPFRVAH